The proteins below come from a single Chryseobacterium sp. MA9 genomic window:
- a CDS encoding glutaminyl-peptide cyclotransferase: MKKNIIAGFAAILLLASCNKNKEILDTLNTYNNSMEAKGYHFGDKLELPKEVTENAESVTISFGDKETTDLTVDPKFFTLGDNAVTFNVKTKGGEVLNQDATINVFAKNPEKNIPYQIVAEYPHDPKNFVQGFQVEGNTIYESDGQNGASQILKYTLGTTTPLASTKQAQEDFSEGSTIVGDKVYQLTWQSKKGYIYDKSSLKLLSEFAYPNVLGEGWGLTYDGKNLIASDGSKLLYFLDVNNPSKLIKYIAVAGSAQAYDQLNELEYHNGFIYANVWQKPIILKINPANGEVVGTFDFTEIAKQNTKGSDDVLNGIAFKGDNMLVTGKNWPKIYEVVIK, translated from the coding sequence ATGAAAAAAAATATAATAGCGGGTTTCGCAGCGATTTTATTACTGGCATCTTGTAACAAGAATAAAGAAATCCTTGATACACTGAATACTTATAATAATTCAATGGAGGCGAAAGGATACCATTTCGGAGATAAGCTTGAGCTTCCGAAAGAGGTAACGGAAAATGCAGAAAGTGTAACCATCAGCTTTGGAGATAAAGAAACAACAGATCTAACCGTTGATCCTAAATTTTTCACATTAGGCGATAATGCTGTTACATTCAACGTTAAAACAAAAGGAGGAGAAGTACTGAATCAGGATGCAACCATCAATGTATTTGCAAAAAATCCTGAAAAAAATATTCCTTATCAGATTGTAGCAGAATATCCTCACGACCCTAAAAACTTTGTACAAGGTTTCCAGGTGGAAGGAAATACTATTTATGAAAGTGACGGACAGAACGGAGCTTCCCAGATTTTAAAATATACATTGGGAACTACAACGCCGCTTGCTTCTACCAAACAGGCTCAGGAAGACTTCTCTGAAGGAAGTACAATTGTAGGGGATAAAGTATATCAGTTGACATGGCAGAGCAAAAAAGGATATATCTATGATAAAAGCTCTTTGAAACTGCTTTCAGAATTTGCTTATCCCAATGTATTGGGTGAAGGTTGGGGACTGACGTATGACGGCAAAAACCTGATTGCTTCTGACGGAAGTAAACTTTTATATTTCCTTGATGTCAATAATCCTTCAAAACTGATTAAATATATCGCTGTTGCCGGTAGTGCTCAGGCTTATGATCAATTGAACGAGCTTGAATACCACAATGGGTTTATCTATGCAAATGTATGGCAGAAACCTATTATTTTAAAAATTAACCCAGCTAACGGTGAAGTAGTGGGAACTTTTGATTTCACGGAAATTGCCAAACAGAACACGAAAGGAAGTGATGATGTATTGAACGGAATTGCTTTCAAAGGTGATAATATGTTGGTAACAGGAAAGAACTGGCCGAAAATTTATGAAGTTGTAATTAAATAA
- a CDS encoding Na+/H+ antiporter, with protein MIHSYVIISIAVLLSVMILVMIGQKLKVAYPIFLVIAGLLISFVPGMPRIEIEPDLVFLIFLPPILFEAAWFTSWQDFHKWRKQIFSMAFGLVFLTSIVVAYLSSSIIPGLTVAMGFLLGGVNSPPDAVAATSVLKHMKIPKKITNILEGESLINDASSLIVFKFALAAVISGQFIWRDAVQDFFMMAIGGIAVGVAVGFLFGALLRIIPTNSNIDTIITLIVPYIMYVGAEHFHFSGVLAVVAGGLLMSYNSHCYLSHTSRIQSGNVWSVLIFLMNTIIFILIGLELPIVVEGMKEYTISEGIFYSVVIGGAIIGTRILYSYALMYFPRVCSKELRLKVPKPDWREPFIISFAAMRGVVSLAAALSIPAFLPNGEAFPHRNIILFVTFVIILITLVGQGLLLSPILKLLNIQDAGSELPEEKQEVILMRKLKETALHKLDNDFSELAVTNSLVRHQKHKLENEMMLMADKAQCMASTGDYVTAINENKDVLRQIIQAQRNELHRMKREKIFDDHVMRTIEMQLDFDEAKITGFSHG; from the coding sequence ATGATTCACAGCTATGTTATAATATCCATTGCAGTACTGCTGTCTGTGATGATATTGGTAATGATCGGCCAGAAATTAAAAGTTGCTTACCCGATTTTTCTTGTGATTGCAGGATTGCTGATAAGCTTTGTGCCGGGAATGCCACGTATAGAAATAGAACCAGATCTTGTTTTCCTTATTTTCCTGCCGCCTATTTTGTTTGAAGCGGCCTGGTTTACTTCATGGCAGGACTTTCATAAATGGAGAAAACAAATTTTTTCAATGGCCTTTGGATTGGTGTTTTTAACATCTATCGTTGTGGCTTACCTTTCTTCTTCAATTATTCCAGGGCTTACGGTAGCAATGGGATTCCTGCTGGGGGGTGTCAACTCTCCACCAGATGCAGTAGCGGCCACTTCAGTGCTAAAGCATATGAAAATTCCTAAAAAAATCACCAATATTCTGGAGGGAGAGAGTCTTATTAATGATGCATCCAGTTTAATTGTGTTCAAGTTTGCCCTTGCAGCCGTTATCTCAGGACAGTTTATCTGGAGAGATGCTGTTCAGGATTTCTTTATGATGGCTATCGGAGGAATTGCTGTGGGAGTGGCTGTAGGCTTTTTATTCGGAGCATTGCTTAGAATTATTCCTACCAATTCTAATATCGATACCATTATTACCCTTATTGTGCCGTACATTATGTATGTGGGAGCAGAGCATTTCCATTTTTCGGGAGTACTGGCAGTAGTGGCTGGGGGATTACTGATGTCTTATAATTCACACTGTTATTTGAGTCACACCTCAAGGATACAGTCCGGGAACGTGTGGAGCGTCTTGATATTCCTGATGAATACAATCATTTTCATTCTGATTGGCCTTGAACTTCCTATTGTAGTGGAAGGAATGAAAGAATATACAATTTCTGAAGGTATTTTCTACAGTGTAGTGATTGGTGGAGCTATTATCGGGACAAGAATTCTGTACAGCTATGCATTAATGTATTTCCCAAGAGTCTGCTCCAAAGAATTAAGGTTAAAAGTTCCGAAACCAGATTGGCGGGAACCATTTATCATCAGTTTTGCGGCTATGAGAGGAGTTGTTTCACTGGCTGCTGCATTATCAATTCCTGCGTTTTTACCAAACGGAGAGGCATTTCCGCACCGGAACATTATTTTATTCGTAACTTTCGTTATTATATTGATTACTCTGGTAGGGCAAGGATTATTGCTGAGCCCGATCCTGAAATTATTGAATATACAGGACGCCGGAAGTGAATTGCCGGAAGAAAAACAGGAAGTGATCCTGATGCGCAAGCTGAAAGAAACAGCTCTCCACAAACTGGATAATGATTTTTCTGAACTGGCCGTTACAAACAGCTTAGTACGCCATCAAAAGCATAAACTGGAAAATGAAATGATGCTGATGGCAGACAAAGCCCAGTGCATGGCTTCCACAGGAGATTATGTAACAGCGATCAATGAAAATAAAGATGTCTTACGCCAAATCATTCAGGCACAGAGAAACGAACTGCACAGAATGAAAAGAGAGAAAATATTTGATGATCATGTGATGAGAACCATTGAAATGCAGCTGGATTTTGATGAAGCAAAGATTACCGGATTTTCACATGGGTAA
- a CDS encoding bestrophin family protein → MHSGKRFGAREFIIWTRRSIYALVVLSAIPTVLYFLGWKFLSVPWQPIAIMGTAVAFIVGFKNNASYSRLWEARQIYGAIINDSRSFGYILRDALLSKDNGKVKEMFLRHYAWLTALRFQLREPRAWENMGTDQFDEYAKKYDIPERLSKLDEELKKYLSEPELQYILSKKNRATQLMAKQSKALSEAYEKGELNDFQWTQINQQLVKFTDNQGKAERIKNFPYPRNFSSITTYLLLLFIVFVPFGLLKELDKLGEGTIVEGWTLWFNIPFSLLVTWCFHTLDSVGEASVNPFEGSPNDVPITQISRTIEIDMRDMLDESDLPPAITPKNNIVL, encoded by the coding sequence ATGCATTCAGGAAAAAGATTTGGAGCCCGTGAGTTCATTATCTGGACCAGACGCAGCATTTATGCTCTGGTTGTATTATCAGCTATCCCTACAGTTCTGTACTTTTTAGGCTGGAAATTTCTCTCAGTTCCTTGGCAGCCGATTGCTATCATGGGAACAGCAGTTGCTTTTATTGTTGGATTTAAAAATAATGCCAGCTACAGCAGACTCTGGGAAGCAAGACAAATCTATGGAGCCATTATCAATGACAGCCGTAGTTTCGGATATATTCTGAGAGATGCATTGCTTTCCAAAGATAATGGTAAGGTAAAAGAGATGTTTCTTCGTCACTATGCATGGCTTACAGCATTGAGATTTCAGCTTCGTGAACCAAGAGCTTGGGAAAACATGGGTACAGATCAGTTTGATGAATATGCTAAAAAATATGACATTCCGGAGAGGCTTTCCAAACTGGATGAAGAACTGAAAAAATACCTTTCTGAACCAGAGCTTCAGTATATTTTAAGCAAAAAGAACAGAGCGACACAATTGATGGCAAAACAGAGTAAAGCTTTGTCTGAAGCCTATGAAAAAGGAGAACTCAATGATTTTCAGTGGACGCAAATCAATCAGCAATTGGTGAAGTTTACGGACAATCAGGGAAAAGCTGAAAGAATTAAAAACTTTCCGTATCCAAGAAACTTCTCTTCAATCACCACTTATCTCTTGCTTTTATTCATTGTTTTTGTGCCTTTCGGATTGCTGAAAGAACTTGATAAATTAGGAGAGGGAACAATAGTAGAAGGGTGGACATTATGGTTTAATATTCCGTTTTCTTTATTGGTGACCTGGTGTTTTCATACCTTAGACAGTGTAGGGGAGGCTTCTGTAAACCCATTTGAGGGCAGTCCCAATGACGTTCCAATCACTCAGATCAGCCGTACTATAGAGATTGATATGAGAGATATGCTGGATGAATCTGACCTTCCGCCAGCCATTACTCCAAAGAATAATATTGTGCTTTAA
- a CDS encoding DUF1398 domain-containing protein, with protein MMKFTIEDIKTEHQKVKSGADFPVYIQTEEVPG; from the coding sequence ATGATGAAATTTACAATTGAAGACATTAAAACCGAGCATCAGAAAGTAAAAAGCGGAGCTGATTTTCCTGTCTATATTCAGACAGAAGAGGTTCCGGGATAG
- a CDS encoding DUF1569 domain-containing protein — translation MENVFDAKDAQNYIDRINKLVEDTHGLWGKMTVDQMLAHCCITYEMIYEPEKHKKPGSIAKFILKTFVKPKVVGEKAYPRDSPTAPQFLVTTRKNFHEEKTRLIGFIQKTQQLGADAFDGKESFSFGKLKAQEWNNMFAKHLNHHLSQFGV, via the coding sequence ATGGAAAATGTATTTGATGCAAAAGATGCTCAAAATTATATTGATAGGATAAATAAATTGGTAGAAGACACCCATGGTTTATGGGGTAAAATGACGGTAGACCAGATGCTGGCACACTGTTGTATAACTTATGAAATGATTTATGAGCCGGAAAAACATAAAAAACCGGGATCTATTGCAAAATTTATATTAAAAACCTTTGTGAAACCTAAGGTAGTGGGAGAAAAAGCATATCCAAGAGATTCTCCTACTGCTCCGCAATTTTTGGTGACTACCAGAAAAAACTTTCACGAAGAAAAAACAAGACTGATTGGTTTTATTCAGAAAACACAGCAATTGGGGGCAGACGCTTTTGATGGAAAAGAATCTTTTTCTTTCGGAAAATTAAAAGCTCAGGAGTGGAACAATATGTTTGCTAAACATCTGAACCATCATCTGTCACAATTTGGCGTTTAA
- a CDS encoding VOC family protein: MTQFTALRPILWTENLDETIGFYMHVLGFTLVDRNDDWQWASLRKDEIYIMLSQPNQHEENTSIGFSGSLYFNVNKVDELWEELKTKAKVCYEIESFEWGMREFAIYDNNGYILQFGEPIDNIGNTE, encoded by the coding sequence ATGACACAGTTTACCGCACTTCGTCCTATTCTCTGGACAGAAAATCTTGATGAGACCATAGGGTTTTACATGCACGTTCTCGGGTTTACCCTGGTGGATAGAAATGACGATTGGCAATGGGCTTCCCTTCGTAAAGATGAAATATACATTATGCTTTCTCAGCCCAACCAGCATGAAGAAAATACTTCAATCGGTTTTTCCGGCTCATTGTATTTCAATGTAAATAAGGTGGATGAACTTTGGGAAGAGCTTAAAACAAAGGCAAAAGTCTGCTATGAAATTGAATCTTTTGAGTGGGGAATGAGGGAGTTTGCGATCTATGATAACAATGGTTATATCCTACAATTTGGTGAACCCATAGATAATATTGGCAATACGGAATAA
- a CDS encoding ABC transporter permease, with protein sequence MKEFFRLLKREFKLFISNSTLRTVFFLAPVFYATLLGFVYKSGKVENTPVLVVDRDNTPLSSQLTEMLDDNKSIKIIRYLQEPLSIKDEVIRHEAAAVVIIPSRFEGDMLQKKYPELNVYINTGNVLTANFASKALQLTIGTFSAGASIKALQKAGMPAAKAATQYEPFKANYITLFNTTGNYLIFMWPAMLAVVLQQVILLAMAVSFAAEFERGSFVKEYLKMKKWAFPTMLIKVIPIWVFSILIVGIYYFMHMIFRVPMPEGILNFILLTAVFVGSVSFLGVFISILIPDALKATQILMVIASPAFIISGFTWPLSAMPAFVQFIANIIPLTPFLQAFKILLIQKGSVELTFPYLKHLSILLVIYAVIGWIALKIKLWFIFRKAAPQEIVVESASQEDSE encoded by the coding sequence ATGAAAGAATTTTTCCGTCTTTTGAAACGTGAGTTCAAACTTTTTATCAGCAATTCTACCTTAAGGACAGTGTTCTTTTTGGCACCGGTCTTTTATGCAACCTTGCTGGGGTTTGTCTACAAAAGCGGAAAAGTTGAAAATACTCCCGTATTGGTGGTGGACAGAGACAATACTCCTTTGTCCAGCCAATTGACTGAAATGCTGGATGATAATAAAAGCATCAAAATTATCAGATATCTGCAGGAACCTCTGAGCATCAAAGATGAGGTCATCAGGCATGAAGCGGCGGCTGTAGTAATTATTCCCTCAAGATTTGAAGGAGATATGCTTCAGAAAAAATATCCCGAACTGAATGTTTACATCAATACCGGAAATGTTTTAACGGCAAATTTCGCCTCCAAGGCCCTTCAGCTGACCATAGGAACATTCTCTGCCGGAGCATCCATCAAAGCTCTTCAGAAAGCAGGAATGCCTGCCGCAAAGGCAGCTACACAATATGAACCTTTCAAAGCCAATTATATTACCCTTTTCAATACTACCGGAAATTATCTGATCTTTATGTGGCCGGCGATGCTGGCGGTGGTATTGCAACAGGTGATCCTGCTGGCGATGGCAGTAAGCTTTGCAGCTGAATTTGAAAGAGGATCTTTTGTAAAAGAATATCTGAAAATGAAAAAATGGGCTTTCCCAACTATGCTTATTAAAGTCATTCCTATCTGGGTGTTTTCTATTCTCATTGTAGGTATTTATTACTTTATGCACATGATTTTTAGAGTTCCAATGCCGGAAGGAATACTCAATTTTATTCTTCTGACAGCAGTTTTTGTAGGATCAGTTTCATTTTTAGGTGTATTTATCAGTATCCTGATTCCGGATGCTTTGAAGGCGACACAGATCCTTATGGTTATTGCTTCACCGGCCTTTATCATCAGTGGTTTTACATGGCCATTGAGTGCGATGCCTGCTTTCGTTCAGTTTATCGCCAATATTATTCCGTTAACTCCCTTTTTACAGGCTTTCAAAATCTTATTGATTCAGAAAGGTTCCGTAGAACTTACATTCCCTTACCTGAAACATTTAAGTATCCTCTTAGTAATATATGCCGTTATAGGCTGGATTGCTTTAAAGATCAAACTTTGGTTTATTTTCAGAAAAGCAGCGCCACAGGAAATTGTGGTTGAGAGTGCTTCTCAGGAGGATAGTGAGTAA
- a CDS encoding VOC family protein yields MKLGAFSISLSVKDLQKSRDFYEKLGFTTMAGTTESNYLIMKNGSTLIGLFQAMFDGNMLTFNPGWDENAQNLESFEDVREIQKRLKESGVEIGKEADETTSGPEHIYLKDPDGNMILIDQHR; encoded by the coding sequence ATGAAATTAGGAGCATTTTCAATCAGCTTAAGTGTAAAAGACCTTCAGAAATCCAGGGACTTTTATGAGAAACTTGGCTTTACAACCATGGCAGGAACTACAGAAAGTAACTACCTGATCATGAAAAACGGTTCTACACTGATAGGACTTTTTCAGGCAATGTTTGATGGAAATATGCTTACTTTCAATCCGGGATGGGATGAAAATGCACAGAATCTTGAATCTTTTGAAGATGTGCGTGAAATTCAGAAAAGATTAAAAGAAAGCGGAGTTGAAATCGGAAAAGAAGCTGATGAAACAACTTCGGGACCTGAACATATTTACCTGAAAGATCCCGATGGAAATATGATTCTTATAGATCAGCACAGATAA
- a CDS encoding SRPBCC family protein — translation MMRIFKRIILFLVALLIILLVVAAFISGDCKYEKTISINAPVEKVWQNTNTLKAMDQWSPWNDLDPSMKKDWTGTTGQPGEKVCWDSKNENAGKGCQELKKVDEAGKRIDTEIKFLTPYESEANAYVTVVPEGNGSKATWGFTSQIPYPFTLMKLFMNMEDAIGKDYQKGLSRLKALSERP, via the coding sequence ATGATGAGAATATTTAAAAGAATTATTTTATTCTTAGTTGCACTACTAATCATTTTGTTAGTGGTGGCTGCTTTTATTTCAGGAGATTGCAAATATGAAAAAACGATTTCTATCAATGCACCAGTAGAAAAAGTATGGCAAAATACCAATACTTTAAAAGCAATGGATCAATGGAGCCCATGGAATGACCTTGATCCTAGTATGAAAAAAGACTGGACAGGCACAACGGGGCAGCCAGGAGAAAAAGTTTGCTGGGACAGTAAAAATGAAAATGCAGGAAAAGGTTGTCAGGAATTGAAAAAAGTAGATGAAGCAGGTAAAAGAATTGATACGGAAATCAAATTTCTTACTCCATATGAAAGTGAAGCAAACGCTTATGTAACAGTAGTTCCGGAAGGAAACGGAAGTAAGGCAACATGGGGATTTACATCACAGATCCCTTATCCGTTTACTTTGATGAAACTATTTATGAACATGGAAGATGCTATCGGAAAAGACTATCAGAAAGGGCTTTCAAGATTAAAAGCTTTATCTGAAAGACCTTAA
- a CDS encoding GNAT family N-acetyltransferase: MITLKSFTIQDAPLLISKIEDERMLLQFAGPVYRFPLTAEQLETDLSDEKRTLFTIADHTGTTIGHAQIFLKEKTFLLGRILIWDENNRGKGYGKKVMQELLKYGFSHFDKETAELNVYDWNTGAIECYRKVGFAFDPEVKSEAKIDTETWVSLNMKIHKNTFELQEL; this comes from the coding sequence ATGATTACATTAAAATCATTTACCATTCAAGATGCACCTTTGCTGATTTCAAAAATAGAAGATGAAAGAATGCTTCTTCAGTTTGCCGGGCCTGTATACCGTTTTCCACTTACAGCAGAACAGCTGGAGACCGATTTGTCCGATGAAAAAAGAACCTTGTTTACCATTGCAGATCATACAGGGACAACTATTGGCCATGCTCAGATTTTTTTAAAAGAAAAGACATTTCTGCTGGGCAGAATTCTGATCTGGGATGAAAACAACAGAGGAAAAGGATATGGTAAAAAAGTAATGCAGGAACTTCTGAAATATGGTTTTAGTCATTTTGATAAAGAAACTGCAGAATTGAACGTTTATGACTGGAATACCGGAGCTATTGAATGTTACCGGAAAGTGGGTTTTGCCTTTGACCCTGAAGTCAAAAGCGAAGCGAAGATTGATACAGAAACCTGGGTTTCCCTGAATATGAAAATCCACAAAAATACTTTTGAATTACAGGAATTATGA
- a CDS encoding SRPBCC domain-containing protein has product MSTPITVQYTINAPAEKIWKALTDKNEMKSWYFDIQDFALEIGKEFNFFEPGGENKYHHQGEILEIIPNQKLKHTWSYPDFSALKTIVIWELLPEDGQTLVKLTHENIENFKDLGDGFSRDNFTQGWNTILGQSLKEYVEK; this is encoded by the coding sequence ATGAGCACACCAATCACTGTTCAGTACACAATAAATGCTCCCGCTGAAAAAATCTGGAAAGCATTAACCGATAAAAATGAAATGAAATCCTGGTATTTTGATATCCAGGATTTTGCATTAGAAATAGGAAAAGAATTTAATTTCTTCGAACCCGGAGGTGAAAATAAATACCATCATCAGGGAGAAATTTTAGAAATTATACCTAATCAGAAACTGAAGCATACATGGTCATATCCTGATTTTTCAGCGTTAAAAACTATTGTGATCTGGGAATTGTTGCCAGAAGACGGACAAACTCTAGTAAAACTTACCCATGAAAATATTGAAAATTTCAAAGACTTAGGTGATGGCTTTTCAAGAGATAATTTTACACAAGGCTGGAACACCATTTTGGGACAGAGTTTAAAAGAATATGTAGAAAAGTAG
- a CDS encoding VOC family protein: MATVNVYLTFNGNCKEAFDFYKSVFGGEYPYIGTFGEMPPIEGKETPEEDKNKIMHVSLPISKETILMGSDTGGEWSSNFKAGNNFSISINAESKEEADKLFGGLSAGGQVTMPMADTFWGAYFGMFSDKFGINWMVNYDDPAKMQQHP; the protein is encoded by the coding sequence ATGGCAACAGTAAACGTTTACCTGACATTCAATGGAAATTGCAAAGAGGCATTCGATTTCTATAAATCTGTTTTCGGAGGAGAATACCCTTACATCGGAACATTTGGAGAAATGCCTCCAATAGAAGGAAAAGAAACTCCTGAAGAAGACAAAAACAAAATCATGCATGTTTCACTTCCGATCTCTAAAGAAACAATATTGATGGGAAGCGATACAGGAGGAGAGTGGTCTTCCAATTTCAAAGCAGGGAACAATTTCTCTATTTCTATCAATGCAGAATCTAAAGAAGAAGCCGACAAATTATTCGGTGGTCTTTCTGCAGGAGGACAGGTAACAATGCCAATGGCGGATACTTTCTGGGGAGCTTATTTCGGAATGTTTAGTGATAAATTCGGGATCAACTGGATGGTAAACTATGATGATCCTGCTAAAATGCAGCAACATCCATAA
- a CDS encoding HlyD family secretion protein: protein MHKNISILFAALFLLGSCDKKNEKIKDPEGKTKKDVISFAPKVTGRILKIYVSEGQTVKKGDTLAQLDVPEVSAKIAQAQGAVNAASAQEQMAKNGATADQLRQLQAKYKGLKEQYEFAQKSYKRANNMFRDSLMSPQAHDEIYAKLQGAKAQYDAVVAELDDVNRGTRFEKIEMAAGQASQAKGALQEANVAYSERYIIATNDMEIETISLNTGELATAGFALFNGYIPESTYFRFTIPESAISKYKKGQEVTMQVVYNKENLTGNIVYIKQLTKYADITTAYPDYQLQDAIYEIKVKPKDMNKAKSILVNANVILK from the coding sequence ATGCATAAAAATATATCTATACTCTTCGCTGCTCTGTTTTTGTTGGGGAGCTGTGACAAAAAAAATGAAAAGATCAAAGATCCCGAAGGAAAAACCAAGAAGGATGTGATCTCTTTTGCCCCAAAAGTTACCGGAAGAATTTTAAAAATATATGTTTCCGAAGGGCAGACCGTGAAAAAAGGAGATACCCTGGCACAGCTAGACGTACCGGAGGTTTCTGCAAAAATAGCACAGGCACAAGGCGCAGTAAATGCTGCTTCAGCTCAGGAACAAATGGCAAAAAATGGAGCAACAGCTGATCAGCTGAGACAGCTTCAGGCCAAATATAAAGGTTTGAAAGAACAATATGAATTTGCCCAGAAATCTTACAAAAGAGCAAATAATATGTTCCGCGACAGCTTAATGTCTCCACAAGCTCATGATGAAATCTATGCCAAATTACAGGGTGCGAAGGCACAATATGATGCTGTAGTGGCAGAACTGGATGATGTAAACAGAGGAACCCGTTTTGAAAAAATAGAAATGGCAGCAGGACAGGCTTCACAGGCCAAAGGAGCTTTGCAGGAAGCCAATGTAGCCTATTCCGAAAGATATATTATTGCCACCAACGATATGGAAATAGAAACCATCAGCTTAAACACCGGAGAATTGGCAACAGCAGGTTTCGCTCTGTTTAACGGATATATTCCGGAAAGTACTTATTTCAGATTTACCATCCCGGAAAGTGCCATTTCAAAATATAAAAAAGGGCAGGAGGTTACTATGCAGGTCGTTTACAATAAAGAAAATCTCACAGGAAATATTGTATACATCAAACAGCTTACAAAGTATGCGGATATTACAACGGCTTACCCTGATTACCAATTGCAGGATGCTATTTATGAGATCAAAGTAAAACCTAAAGACATGAACAAAGCTAAAAGTATTTTAGTCAATGCCAATGTCATCCTGAAATAA
- a CDS encoding DUF2490 domain-containing protein: MRKVFTKLAFTVLGLGSILTFAQKNDLGAWYMYFGNNKISKKLNWHNEIQYRNFDAVGDLEQLLIRTGIGYDLTENNNNILLGYGFILSQPYVNGEKKENIEHRIFQQYIIKQKFGRFYLQHRYRLEERFLEEDFRMRFRYMLGVNIPITQKEMLPKTLYASVYNEIFLHFNSPVFDRNRVYGALGYVINKNMRIEAGYMNQIQENRNRGQIQIGFYNNIPFTKN; the protein is encoded by the coding sequence ATGAGAAAGGTTTTTACGAAGTTGGCATTCACAGTATTAGGTTTGGGGTCCATATTGACATTTGCTCAAAAAAATGATCTGGGTGCATGGTATATGTATTTTGGAAATAACAAGATCAGTAAGAAACTGAACTGGCATAATGAAATTCAGTACCGTAATTTTGATGCGGTTGGAGATCTGGAACAATTACTTATCCGTACAGGAATTGGATATGATCTTACAGAAAATAATAACAATATCTTATTGGGATATGGTTTCATTCTGAGCCAGCCTTATGTAAACGGGGAGAAAAAAGAAAATATAGAACATCGAATTTTTCAGCAGTACATTATAAAGCAAAAATTTGGACGTTTTTACCTTCAGCACCGTTACCGTTTGGAAGAACGTTTTCTGGAAGAGGATTTCAGGATGAGGTTTCGTTACATGCTGGGGGTAAATATTCCAATTACTCAGAAAGAAATGTTGCCAAAAACCCTTTATGCATCTGTATATAATGAGATTTTCCTGCACTTCAACAGTCCGGTTTTCGACAGAAACAGAGTCTATGGAGCTTTAGGATATGTCATTAATAAAAATATGAGGATTGAAGCAGGTTATATGAACCAGATTCAGGAGAACAGAAACCGCGGGCAGATTCAGATTGGTTTTTATAATAATATTCCATTTACCAAAAACTGA